A genome region from Nitrospirota bacterium includes the following:
- a CDS encoding NADH:ubiquinone oxidoreductase, translated as MKPKVAFFSFASCEGCQLQVLNLEEELPTLLGFIEIVNFREAIDEKRDDYDIAFIEGSITRESDIEELKEIRARAKVLVAFGACADLGGVNALKVFQPQASWLPAVYGRMDYFADTLPTKRVKDIVPVDFVIPGCPIDKGEFLRFVQSLLIGIKPKVPDYPVCVECRSKGNVCLVEEGKWCLGSVTRAGCGAICPTFRDPCAGCRGLISDPNVESLYTILMEKGYSREEITGKFRIFNGLEVVSGANNVP; from the coding sequence ATGAAGCCTAAGGTTGCGTTTTTTAGTTTTGCAAGCTGTGAGGGATGTCAGCTCCAGGTGTTGAACCTTGAGGAGGAGCTGCCAACGCTTTTGGGGTTTATAGAAATCGTCAACTTCCGTGAGGCGATTGATGAGAAAAGGGATGATTATGACATTGCCTTTATTGAGGGTTCTATCACAAGGGAATCTGACATTGAAGAATTAAAGGAGATAAGGGCAAGGGCAAAGGTCCTTGTTGCATTTGGCGCATGTGCAGACCTCGGGGGTGTTAATGCGTTAAAAGTATTCCAGCCTCAGGCGTCATGGCTTCCTGCTGTTTACGGACGAATGGATTATTTTGCGGATACGCTGCCCACAAAAAGGGTTAAGGATATAGTACCTGTTGATTTTGTCATCCCTGGCTGTCCTATAGATAAGGGGGAGTTCCTGCGGTTTGTCCAGTCACTGCTCATTGGGATAAAACCGAAAGTCCCTGATTATCCTGTCTGTGTTGAGTGCCGGTCAAAGGGGAATGTATGCCTTGTTGAAGAAGGGAAGTGGTGTCTTGGCTCTGTGACAAGGGCAGGGTGTGGCGCCATATGTCCAACATTCAGGGACCCGTGCGCAGGATGCAGGGGGCTCATCTCAGATCCGAATGTCGAATCCCTATATACTATTTTGATGGAGAAGGGTTATTCCAGGGAAGAGATCACGGGAAAATTCCGCATATTTAATGGATTAGAGGTTGTCTCAGGAGCTAACAATGTCCCATGA
- a CDS encoding FAD/NAD(P)-binding protein has product MSWKGKRGMERSNLLPRPATITDIRELTDKEKLFTIRLNDGGNLQYRPCQFVIFSMLGIGEAPISITSSPVGSGESFELCIRSVGNLTGAVHKLSLNDRIGIRGPFGNGFPMEKIDGKDILIVAGGLGLAPLRSLINYIIHHRWKYGRVTILIGAKRPKDILFKDEVMKWEDDPSIETYIAVDLAETGWTRHVGVITGLFKYVDVDPLNTIAAVVGPPVMYRFVVAELLAKGIFEGNIFMSFERRMRCGIGKCGHCQINGIYLCQNGPVMSYRDARKLQEAL; this is encoded by the coding sequence ATGTCATGGAAAGGAAAAAGGGGCATGGAGAGATCTAATCTGCTGCCGAGACCTGCAACTATAACTGATATAAGAGAGCTTACTGATAAGGAAAAGCTATTTACCATCAGGCTGAACGATGGGGGTAACCTTCAGTACAGGCCGTGTCAGTTTGTTATCTTCTCGATGCTGGGAATTGGCGAGGCCCCGATATCCATTACATCTTCCCCTGTCGGCTCAGGGGAGTCCTTTGAACTTTGTATCCGTTCAGTGGGTAATCTTACAGGGGCTGTGCACAAACTATCACTGAATGACAGGATCGGGATAAGGGGGCCGTTCGGTAATGGGTTTCCGATGGAGAAAATAGACGGAAAGGATATACTGATCGTTGCCGGGGGGCTCGGGCTTGCCCCACTTCGGTCGCTTATAAACTATATAATCCATCACAGGTGGAAATATGGCAGAGTGACGATCCTGATTGGCGCCAAGAGGCCAAAGGATATATTATTTAAGGATGAGGTCATGAAATGGGAGGATGATCCTTCAATCGAGACCTACATAGCAGTAGACCTTGCGGAGACCGGCTGGACACGGCATGTGGGGGTCATAACAGGGCTTTTTAAATACGTTGATGTGGATCCGCTGAATACGATAGCAGCTGTAGTCGGACCGCCTGTTATGTACAGATTTGTTGTTGCAGAACTCCTTGCAAAGGGCATATTTGAGGGGAATATATTTATGTCATTTGAGAGAAGGATGCGTTGTGGCATTGGGAAGTGTGGTCACTGCCAGATAAACGGGATTTATCTGTGCCAGAACGGGCCAGTGATGTCGTACAGGGACGCAAGGAAGCTACAGGAAGCGCTGTAA
- a CDS encoding 4Fe-4S dicluster domain-containing protein translates to MDAIIEYGDVNKFILELLQDYDVIAPVEKDNRYIFEQVDDPSKIVHNYDTTILPPVKWIYPNNEVLLRFKLSDLTETRPVNAFRNQVILFVHPCDINAINIMDEVLAEEPSDANYLARRRSSIIIGYDCACPCRENILCFDKGCHKADRGFDILFTDLGNRFFVTAATDIGRKIIEKSKAFSKAGYSDKTGLMKANWERESSFTKKIHGDINRLSHVLKDEYDGAIWEAEGRKCLSCGACVIVCPTCYCFDVVDEVCPDMETGVRYRRWDGCQIQDFCEVATGENFRHKASERVRHRVFKKEVYLKKRFGRSGCIGCGRCIEHCIADISIIDIYNHVMERKKGHGEI, encoded by the coding sequence ATGGATGCGATTATAGAGTACGGGGATGTAAACAAGTTTATCCTTGAGCTCCTGCAGGATTACGATGTAATAGCCCCTGTTGAGAAGGATAACCGTTATATCTTTGAGCAGGTTGATGATCCCTCAAAGATCGTGCACAATTACGATACGACGATCCTCCCGCCTGTAAAGTGGATATACCCTAACAATGAAGTCCTCCTGAGGTTTAAGCTTAGCGACCTGACAGAGACCAGGCCTGTTAATGCCTTCCGCAATCAGGTCATCCTCTTTGTACATCCATGCGATATTAATGCGATCAACATCATGGATGAGGTCCTGGCAGAGGAGCCCTCGGATGCCAATTACCTTGCCAGGAGAAGGTCTTCCATTATTATTGGCTATGACTGTGCCTGCCCCTGCAGGGAGAATATACTCTGTTTTGATAAGGGATGTCACAAGGCTGACAGGGGATTTGACATTCTTTTTACAGACCTGGGTAACAGGTTTTTTGTCACAGCTGCTACTGATATTGGCAGGAAGATCATTGAGAAGAGTAAGGCCTTTAGTAAGGCAGGGTACTCTGACAAGACAGGACTAATGAAGGCCAACTGGGAAAGGGAGTCGTCATTTACAAAGAAGATACATGGTGATATAAACCGTCTGTCACATGTACTGAAAGACGAATATGATGGTGCCATATGGGAGGCTGAGGGCAGGAAGTGTCTCTCATGCGGGGCTTGTGTCATCGTATGCCCAACCTGTTACTGCTTTGATGTAGTGGATGAGGTCTGTCCTGATATGGAAACCGGGGTGAGGTACAGGCGCTGGGATGGATGCCAGATACAAGACTTCTGTGAGGTGGCCACAGGTGAGAATTTCCGGCATAAGGCATCTGAGAGGGTGAGGCACAGGGTGTTCAAGAAAGAGGTATATCTGAAGAAGAGATTCGGAAGGTCAGGATGTATCGGATGCGGCCGGTGCATAGAGCATTGTATAGCGGATATTAGCATCATTGACATTTACAACCATGTCATGGAAAGGAAAAAGGGGCATGGAGAGATCTAA
- a CDS encoding class II fructose-bisphosphate aldolase, whose product MGYKSTQEVFESLNGLAEIDAGRVKVKDAAGVRDKLIDKLVFNAVFNNNPEIKGMVRWLIRAISEELGAKSASIQGLYEAMGRGEVEGFTVPAINIRGLSYDVARAVIRAAKKNNSGTFIFEIAKSEIGYTGQSPDEYAVVMLAAAVKEGYKGPVFIQGDHFQANAKKYQQDPQKEIEGLKSLIKEAIEAGFYNIDIDTSTLVDLSKPDLKGQQRLNFEIAAELTACIRQLEPQGVTVSVGGEIGEVGGKNSTVEELRAFMDGYRDALAGKGASLKGISKISVQTGTTHGGVPLPDGTVAKVKLDFDTLGNISKVAREVYGLSGAVQHGASTLPDEAFHRFPETGTAEVHLATGFQNMTYDSAAFPRDFREEIYNHLRQACAEEKKSGESDEQFIYKTRKKGFGPFKEKFWTLPEDVKNKIGRELEDKFDFLFKKLNVVNNYDIVMKHVK is encoded by the coding sequence ATGGGATACAAGAGCACACAGGAGGTGTTTGAATCATTAAACGGTCTTGCAGAAATAGATGCCGGCAGGGTAAAGGTGAAAGATGCGGCTGGTGTACGGGATAAGCTCATAGATAAGCTGGTGTTTAATGCAGTATTTAATAATAACCCGGAGATTAAGGGTATGGTCAGGTGGCTGATCCGGGCTATTTCAGAGGAGCTTGGTGCGAAGTCAGCCTCTATTCAGGGGCTCTATGAAGCGATGGGCAGGGGTGAAGTGGAAGGTTTTACTGTACCTGCCATCAACATCCGCGGGCTCAGTTATGACGTGGCAAGGGCTGTGATACGCGCGGCTAAGAAAAATAATTCAGGAACATTTATTTTTGAGATAGCCAAATCAGAGATAGGGTATACAGGGCAATCACCGGATGAGTATGCAGTGGTTATGCTTGCAGCGGCAGTGAAAGAGGGTTACAAAGGGCCTGTGTTCATACAGGGAGACCACTTTCAGGCTAATGCGAAAAAGTATCAGCAGGATCCTCAAAAGGAGATCGAAGGACTAAAGAGCCTTATCAAGGAGGCGATTGAGGCGGGATTTTACAATATAGATATAGATACCTCGACCCTCGTTGACCTTTCAAAGCCTGATCTTAAGGGGCAGCAGCGGCTTAACTTTGAGATAGCCGCTGAACTTACTGCCTGCATAAGACAACTTGAACCGCAGGGGGTTACTGTATCAGTCGGCGGTGAGATAGGTGAGGTAGGAGGAAAGAACAGCACTGTGGAAGAGCTCAGGGCATTTATGGACGGATACAGGGATGCCCTTGCCGGCAAGGGCGCTTCATTGAAGGGGATCAGCAAGATCAGTGTCCAGACTGGGACAACACACGGCGGAGTGCCCCTCCCTGATGGCACAGTTGCAAAGGTAAAGCTTGACTTTGATACACTCGGTAATATATCAAAAGTTGCAAGAGAGGTGTATGGTCTCTCAGGCGCTGTCCAGCATGGGGCGTCTACCCTGCCTGACGAGGCGTTTCACAGGTTTCCTGAGACAGGCACAGCAGAGGTGCATCTTGCAACAGGGTTTCAGAATATGACTTATGACAGCGCGGCATTTCCGCGTGATTTCAGGGAAGAGATCTATAATCACCTGAGACAGGCCTGTGCTGAAGAGAAAAAGAGCGGGGAGTCTGATGAGCAGTTCATCTACAAGACCCGCAAGAAGGGGTTTGGCCCGTTCAAAGAGAAATTCTGGACACTCCCGGAGGATGTTAAGAATAAAATAGGCAGGGAGCTCGAAGACAAGTTTGATTTTCTGTTTAAGAAATTGAATGTGGTTAACAATTATGACATTGTCATGAAACACGTAAAATAG
- a CDS encoding HAD family phosphatase yields MLKAIIFDFDGVITDSEPVHLKMFQKVLGEMGLTISERDYYEIYLGMDDKGCFSTVLKSNGFDPNFGHIQSLIDKKTIYLMDYIKDNLFIYPGVVEFVESSSKKYLLAIASGALRHEIEFILEGAGIRPAFNIIVSAEDVSEGKPNPECFNKALNKLNEISRQPITTADCLVIEDSIAGIEAAKAAGMLCAAVTNTYNPDRLKMADIIVNKVTDINLEKI; encoded by the coding sequence ATGCTAAAGGCCATAATCTTCGATTTCGATGGGGTCATTACTGATAGCGAGCCTGTCCACCTGAAGATGTTCCAGAAGGTGCTCGGAGAAATGGGATTGACGATAAGCGAGAGGGATTATTATGAGATATACCTTGGCATGGATGACAAGGGCTGTTTCAGTACAGTGCTTAAGTCTAACGGCTTTGATCCAAACTTCGGGCACATTCAATCTCTCATAGATAAAAAGACTATTTACCTTATGGATTATATAAAGGATAATCTTTTTATATATCCCGGGGTAGTGGAATTCGTTGAGAGCTCATCAAAGAAATATCTCCTTGCAATAGCGTCAGGCGCCCTGCGTCATGAAATAGAGTTTATCCTTGAAGGGGCCGGAATCAGACCGGCGTTTAACATAATTGTAAGCGCTGAGGATGTTAGTGAAGGCAAACCAAATCCTGAGTGTTTCAACAAGGCGCTCAACAAATTAAACGAAATAAGCAGGCAGCCGATAACGACTGCTGACTGTTTGGTAATAGAAGACTCCATAGCGGGTATCGAGGCGGCAAAAGCGGCAGGTATGCTTTGTGCTGCTGTCACAAACACATACAATCCTGACAGGTTAAAAATGGCTGATATTATTGTAAACAAGGTAACAGATATTAATCTCGAAAAGATATAA
- a CDS encoding MBL fold metallo-hydrolase, whose product MIIETLVAGPFQSNIFILGDEETRNAVVIDPGDNTVDISGILKKNTLSLKNILLTHGHIDHVSGVKALKEETGAKVFLHKEDLFLYEKLQTQASFFGITAEEVVEIDNFLEDGVEIGDGILKCRVIHTPGHTPGSVSFHFPSGILFTGDTLFRWGIGRTDLWGSSHVDLMTSIREKLFMLDDKTRVYPGHGPATTIGAEKRDNPFLKPLNL is encoded by the coding sequence ATGATAATTGAGACGCTGGTTGCAGGACCATTTCAGTCCAATATCTTTATACTTGGCGATGAAGAGACGCGGAACGCTGTTGTCATTGACCCCGGTGATAACACAGTGGACATTTCAGGCATCCTGAAGAAAAATACACTGAGCCTGAAAAACATCCTGCTGACCCACGGACACATAGATCATGTAAGTGGTGTCAAGGCCCTGAAAGAGGAGACAGGGGCCAAGGTATTCCTGCATAAAGAGGACCTTTTTCTCTATGAAAAATTACAGACGCAGGCATCTTTTTTCGGCATAACTGCTGAAGAGGTTGTAGAAATAGACAATTTCCTTGAAGACGGTGTGGAGATAGGTGACGGGATTTTAAAGTGCCGGGTAATACACACTCCCGGACATACACCGGGCAGCGTAAGCTTTCATTTCCCGTCCGGAATCCTGTTTACCGGTGATACCCTTTTCAGGTGGGGCATAGGCAGGACAGACCTGTGGGGAAGTTCCCATGTAGATCTCATGACATCAATCAGGGAAAAGCTGTTTATGCTTGATGACAAGACCAGGGTTTACCCGGGTCATGGTCCGGCAACGACTATTGGCGCGGAGAAGCGGGACAACCCCTTCCTTAAACCGCTAAACCTTTGA